The stretch of DNA CGGATTATCAGAGAGATCGCTCCGCGCATGTGCTTCAATTACTCACCCTTGATATCTCGATGGAGTTTCCCTTCTTCGTGCAGATACTCCAATCCCCTCAAGAGCTCACGGGCTAAGATTGCAATGTATTCTTCTTTGAAAACGCCAGCTTTCATCTACCAAGCAGTCAGCCAGGTAATGATCGGACAAGTTATAATATTACCAAGTCAGAACACGAGCCTCCTGAACAGTACTCCATGATGATCCAGAGGTGTGAGCCTTTCAAAAAAGACCCATGATACCTCGTTACAAACTCGCTATCCAGCTGGCTGAGGATCTGTATTTCTTGTTGGATGTCGTCAATTTCATCCTCGGCACTCTCTAGGTCAATTATTTTTATGGCCACTGGTAAAGACGTTCGTTTGTCATAGCTGGATTTGCAGATGAGCGAGTGAATCGAAACGATGTCAAATATATGGCATACCCTTGGTAAACTTCTCCGAAACTTCCCTTGCCTAAAACAGCCATGTCTGTTAATATCTATTTATTTGACAACGGGGTTGATCGATCCTTACCAATGCGGTTCTGACGGACATAGAAGAGCTCGGGGTCGGCATGCGGATTATTGGGATTGTTTTGAGAATAGGTTGACTATCGACACAGCATCGCAAGATTAGCTTGCTTGTCTTAATGCAAAGTCTGCGTAAAGGTCACAGGGAATTCTCTACGCACCATTTTGTCAATATACGATACAGTGTTGTGTGCTGAAATGAGTAACGAAAAGCGCTGTCACCACAGAGAAATGCTCTCGCACTCTGGACCCTGAGGATGTTCGCGGTGGCTTGTGTCTGTAGTGGATGGGTGCTTTTGAGGCCGTTGCCGAAGCTGTAGCGTGTGATCTGTTGTGAGAGCGTATgggcaggaaggaagaagaagatatgaggaaggaaggaaggaatgaaATGGATGATTGTACTGGAGACGCAGCGGCAACGACTAAGCTGTTTCTGGAAACCAAACGCGTCCGAGCgcaaacaacaacagaaaaagaaagcgGGAACATTTAAGCAGTTCACAGAACGCAAATAACAAGACAGTAGCGTTTTATGCATGTCATGACATCGTTATACGGGTTTTACTCAACTACCTCTCCTAGACAGTCTCCGCCAGTCCCCCGCCTTCACTGACAGACCCTTGCATACTCGGTCTCCTCACATCGTCAGGTCCAAAATACCCATCCGCTCCTGACAGGCTAGCCTGTCCAGAGGGGGGCGTTGACGGCCGTGGTATACGGTGTAAAAGTCCGTAGCTGAGGCAAGATGCGGTCAGCATGCCGCGTAGAAAAAAATAGAATGTACATACCCAATGCCACATCCTATTAAGCCTTCTCCCCCCCACTGTCTAGTAGGGTAAAGAACTACTTCTCGAAGGTTACTATTGCGTTTGACGTTAGCATCTCGTCCACTATGGATGCCGAGACACGTACTCCAAGTCAGCGTTGTAGACAAATAGCCGCAATGGCTTGTCCACATGGGCCTCGATCAAGTTGTAAAAGTCGTTCTCAGAATGTAAAGGGCCGCCAGACCAAGCAAGGACATAATCTCCCCAAGGCACAAGACCCGCCATCTACATACCCCCATTATGAGCACACCCTCTTGAGCATCCCCTGATATTACTGACTTACCTCTGCTGGGCTCCCTTCTAAGACATCCAAAACGTGATATACAGACTCCAGGGCATGTGCGGGATTACAAACCCTTAGGCTCAGACCAAGTAATGAAGGTTTAGCGTTTGGGTCGCCGCTCGCTTTTGACGCTTCTTCTGACCAAGCGCGAGAGGGTACCAGATAAACGTCTAAAAGAAAGCCGGCCCATCCATCAGTGATTTCTGCGGTGGCTCTTTATATGGTTTACCCACCTCTAACCCTCTGGCTTTTCGTATTGTATACTCTTAGTCCAATCTGTTTcccttcattttcttctaATATTTTGCCCAGCACATCTGGCCTCAGTGCTTCTACACCCTCACTActactccttctccctccttcagATGCGCCAGGAGTGCCAGTCGGTTCATTGATCGAAGGCGTTTGAACACCGATAAGATAGTCAAAATACGGTTCGACCAGCCCGTCTGCCGGGGACATGTCTGCAACGCGCAGACAATGAAGGGCGAGGTCgggaagcgaagaaggaagagaagatgttgCCTGGCCCATTTTCTAGCTAGCAGGCAGTTTATTGATGTTTGTGCTGAGCTGGGGAGAGGCGTAGGGATATGGTTGTCGCGCAGTGAGGAATTAACGTAAGGCTGGAAAGGATAACAAAACCGATGATTCagcggaagatgagaacGAAGGTCTATGACTGGGTGCGTGACAGACGAACCAAGCAACAataaacaacaacaaagatGTTCTTCTGAGCGATACACACTATTAATCCAGATGTCAAAATAGGCTCGCGCCAAGTGTgtgcttcatcttcgcgCCCACCAAGTCGACTCTGACTTTTGCACCATTTATGCACAACAAATACGAATACAATAATAAACCATGAAAACAAATCAGCCTCAAACCGAACCATGCTCAAATATCAACTGTCGCAGTCGGAGAGGAACCAAAACTAGGGTTCTTTCTATCACGCATACAACGAAACGAGGCGCTTTTCAGTCCATTTGGTATCCG from Cryptococcus neoformans var. neoformans B-3501A chromosome 7, whole genome shotgun sequence encodes:
- a CDS encoding hypothetical protein (HMMPfam hit to GRASP55_65, GRASP55/65 family, score: 5.6, E(): 8.3e-09), translated to MGQATSSLPSSLPDLALHCLRVADMSPADGLVEPYFDYLIGVQTPSINEPTDVLGKILEENEGKQIGLRVYNTKSQRVREASKASGDPNAKPSLLGLSLRVCNPAHALESVYHVLDVLEGSPAEMAGLVPWGDYVLAWSGGPLHSENDFYNLIEAHVDKPLRLFVYNADLDNLREVVLYPTRQWGGEGLIGCGIGYGLLHRIPRPSTPPSGQASLSGADGYFGPDDVRRPSMQGSVSEGGGLAETV